The following are encoded together in the Platichthys flesus chromosome 9, fPlaFle2.1, whole genome shotgun sequence genome:
- the fam163ab gene encoding protein FAM163A, with product MTAGTVVITGGILATVILLCIIAVLCYCRLQYYCCKKNGSDSGSISQQHFACNSCSVTGLDGSIVSPLSLSPPDTARSSFPAKPGGGRRSYCPSCSPYDSPFYIRTNDEMRNGGERISYMPTHYENQALAMPLPAIRGSLLRETQRGRPPDFYTNTRAISTEV from the exons ATGACAGCTGGAACTGTTGTCATAACCGGAGGAATACTGGCCACAGTGATACTTCTGTGTATCATAGCTGTGCTCTGTTACTGTCGACTCCAg TACTACTGCTGTAAGAAGAATGGGTCGGACAGCGGCTCCATCTCTCAGCAACACTTTGCCTGCAACTCCTGCAGCGTCACCGGCCTGGACGGATCGATCGTCAGCCCACTGTCCCTGTCGCCGCCGGACACGGCCAGATCCTCCTTCCCCGCCAAGCCCGGCGGGGGGCGACGCAGCTACTGCCCCAGTTGCTCGCCCTATGACTCGCCCTTCTACATCCGCACCAACGATGAGATGCGCAATGGCGGCGAGCGCATCAGCTACATGCCCACACACTATGAGAACCAGGCACTGGCGATGCCGCTGCCCGCCATCCGAGGCTCCCTGCTGAGGGAGACTCAGCGAGGGAGGCCTCCTGATTTCTACACCAACACCCGCGCCATCAGCACCGAGGTGTGA